A genomic segment from Synergistales bacterium encodes:
- a CDS encoding flagellar motor protein MotB, with the protein MARKRRSRDEEGGAGWLMTYGDMMTLLLVFFVFLFAFSTIDVQKFQKMIMSFQGAIGVMPGGETTQESDKVFQGETGVDAGEARKQTQEILDVARQVQTLIREEGLEDEVSVRVDQRGVTISMTDQLLFELGSATLLPPGKRILAKLAELLQRTSVPMSVEGHTDNLPFRGDDFRNNWELSASRAVAVVTYLQRAGVRPRRMEAVGFGQYRPIVPNDTREHRALNRRVDIVLLSEYALE; encoded by the coding sequence ATGGCGAGGAAGCGCCGTTCCAGGGATGAAGAAGGCGGCGCAGGATGGCTGATGACCTACGGCGATATGATGACCCTCCTGCTTGTCTTCTTTGTCTTTCTCTTTGCCTTTTCCACCATTGATGTCCAGAAGTTCCAGAAGATGATCATGTCCTTCCAGGGCGCCATCGGCGTGATGCCGGGCGGCGAGACCACCCAGGAGTCCGACAAGGTCTTCCAGGGCGAAACCGGTGTCGACGCAGGCGAGGCCCGGAAGCAGACCCAGGAGATCCTCGACGTGGCCCGTCAGGTGCAGACGCTGATCCGCGAGGAGGGCCTGGAAGACGAGGTCTCCGTCCGGGTGGACCAGCGGGGCGTGACCATCTCCATGACGGACCAGCTGCTTTTCGAGCTGGGCAGCGCCACGCTGCTGCCGCCGGGCAAGCGCATTCTCGCCAAGCTGGCCGAGCTGCTGCAGCGCACCTCGGTACCCATGTCCGTGGAGGGACACACCGACAACCTGCCCTTCCGGGGCGATGATTTCCGGAACAACTGGGAGCTCTCGGCCTCCCGGGCGGTGGCGGTGGTCACCTATCTGCAGAGAGCCGGGGTGCGTCCCAGGAGGATGGAGGCGGTGGGCTTCGGCCAGTACCGTCCGATTGTGCCCAACGATACCCGGGAACACAGGGCGCTGAACCGGCGGGTCGACATCGTGCTGCTTTCCGAGTACGCCCTGGAATGA
- a CDS encoding flagellar basal body-associated FliL family protein codes for MKRLLIFAVVGLLALILGVGGGIFMGMKFFGQPNDVGGQGGQAPGPTVPLGEFTVNLADKEPHVARLTIVLEVTSPEAVELVSAEGWKSRLRHETILTVKNKRLNDMRSGEGVLELGHEIKHRLNALLPLVKQKPPVSRVLFENFILQ; via the coding sequence ATGAAGCGTCTGTTGATTTTCGCCGTTGTCGGGCTTCTTGCCCTCATACTGGGTGTGGGCGGCGGTATCTTTATGGGGATGAAGTTCTTCGGCCAGCCGAACGATGTGGGCGGCCAGGGCGGGCAGGCTCCCGGACCGACGGTGCCGCTGGGGGAGTTCACGGTCAACCTCGCCGACAAGGAACCCCATGTGGCCCGTTTGACCATTGTGCTGGAGGTGACCTCCCCGGAGGCGGTGGAGCTGGTCTCCGCCGAGGGCTGGAAGAGCCGCCTGCGGCACGAAACGATCCTGACGGTCAAGAACAAGCGTTTGAACGATATGCGCAGCGGCGAGGGGGTGTTGGAGCTGGGCCACGAGATCAAGCACCGGCTCAACGCGCTGCTCCCGCTGGTGAAGCAGAAACCGCCGGTGTCGCGGGTGCTTTTCGAGAATTTTATCCTGCAGTAG